TTGACAGAAATAATTCTGTTTACATGATACAAAAGAACAGAAATCCATTTATTGATCATCCGCAATGGGTAAATGATATCTGGGGACAGGTTCCTGACACGATTTCTCCTCAATCACCAACGAATCTAACTGTGAGTCAGACAAGCGCCTACTTTACAACATTGAGCTGGATGCCAAGTACAAGTTCCGATGTTATCGGATATAAGATTTATCAGAATGGGTCGCTGGTGGCATCAACAAGAAATACCTCGATAAGCATCGATCATCTTTCTCCTTCTACCAACTACAATTATACGGTTAAAGCCTATGATAACGGATATCTTTTTTCACCAGACAGTAATATTGTTTCAGTAACCACTCTTGCTTCCGATGTATATTCCAAAGACCTTTTTGTTTCTAAATATTTAGAAGGAACATCCAATAATAAAGCTATTGAGATTACCAACAGAACGGGGCATGCGGTGAATTTAAGCAATTACAGGCTTGCTATTCAGTTTCCTAGTGGTACCAATTATTATTTTCCCGCTCCATATGAGCTGGAGGGGACCGTACAGAATAATGAAACTTTTATGATTTTAAATCCTAACGCCAGTTTTTCATGCTTTAGCAATGAAAGCGCTAAGTTTGTTACTGCAGCCCCGCAAATGACATTTTCAGGAAGTCAGTATATTGAGCTGAGTTATAAATCTACAACTGTTGATGCTATTGGTATCAAGTCCCAATCCAATTCATCTCAATTGACTGACGTTTCTCTTTACAGAAAAGCTAATGTTACTCAGCCCACAACTTCTTTTAATATAAATGAATGGGACGTACATCCTGCTGATCATTGTGAAGATACGGGAACTTTATTTTTACAGGATATTCAGTATGCCGGACAGGAAGAACTTAAAATATATCCTAATCCTGTCAGTGAAAATATATTTGTAAGCGGAAAAACAGAAGGCATAGAAACGGCACAGATCATCGACTGGTCCGGAAGGGTATTGATTACTGAAAAAATACCTTTCCTCAATAAAAATAATATTTCCGTACAGAATTTACAATCCGGTCATTATCTTTTAAAACTGGATAACAAAGTATTTAAATTTATCAAGAAATAACTTTATAAAATTCAGAAAATAGATTTTTTCACTTTAAAAAGTAATGAAATTATAGTTTTGGAAATTAATTTTTAACGCGCTCGTATCCCGTTGAATCTACTGTTTTACAGGATATTGATATAAGCAGATTCACTAATAATTAATATCTATAAGTGTTTCTGCTTATATCTTTTATTTATAAGTAATTATGCTTATATTTGCAAAATGATAGCGGTCATCACCGGTGATATTATAAATTCGCAACATGCAGACACAGAAGTTTGGATTACCAAACTAAAGAATCTCCTGGAGAATTGGGGGAGCTCACCCCTCACATGGGAAATTTACAGAGGAGATGAATTTCAGTTTAAGTGTACTATCGATGAAGTTTTCTGGCGTTTTCTAGCCATAAAATCTATTATAAAAAGTCAGGAAAATTTAGATGTAAGGATAGCCATCGGTATTGGTGAGGAAAACTTTTCATCCGAAAAGATTACCGAATCCAATGGAACGGCCTACGTTAATTCCGGAAGATTACTGAATGGATTAAAGAGTGATGGTGATACTGTTGCTATTAAAACATCGAACGAAACGGTAGACAGGGACCTCAATATTCTTTTAAAGTGGGCTTCAAAAGATTTTGATAACTGGACAATGGCTACCGCAGAAATTATTCATGAAATGATTATGAATAAAGATATCACCCAGGAAGATCTAGCCAGGAAGTTTGCCATATCGCAATCTTCGGTAAGCCAGAGGCTAAAACGGGCGAACTATGACCTTATCGTAGAGACAAATCAATATTTTAGAAAGAAAATTTCAGAACTGTAACATGATTTTCACTAAACTCATATTGGCACATCTACTCGGAGATTTTATTCTTCAGCCAAATTCATGGGTTGCTGATAAAGAAAATAGTAAACTTAAAAGTAGGTATCTCTACCTGCATGTTCTCATACATACCGCTTTAACTTTTATTTTCCTCTGGAACCTTCAACTTTGGTGGGTGGCAGCTTTGGTCGGTATTTCTCATTTTATCATTGATGCAGCTAAGCTTATCTTTCAAAACATTAAAACAAAGAAAAGATGGTTTTTTATTGATCAGGTTCTTCATATTCTGGTCATTCTAGGTGTTTCATTTTATTTTGAAGAATTTGATGTAACGATATTTGAAAATCAGGAATTTCTGAAAATAGTAATGGCTGTTTTATTTTTAACGACGCCTTCATCTATTATCATTAAAATATTACTGTCTTCATGGACTCCGGTTGCTGAAGCTCAGAATAATATACAAACCGAATCTTTAACGAGTGCAGGTAAATATATAGGAATCCTGGAACGTTTACTGGTATTTATTTTTATTCTGGTAAACCACTGGGAAGGGGTAGGTTTCATGGTTGCTGCCAAATCTGTATTCAGATTCAGTGACCTTGCACAGGCAAAACAACGAAAGTTGACTGAATATGTATTGGTAGGAACGCTTTTAAGTTTTGGAATGGCTGTTTTAACGGGAATTTTAATAAAATAATTATAAATCTAACTATAAAGACAATTTAGAAAATGGAAAAGAAAGAAATGTTGTACGAAGGTAAGGCTAAACAAGTGTTTGCTACCGATAATCCTGATCAAGTAGTAGTGCGTTTCAAAGATGATGCTACGGCTTTCAATGCTCAGAAAAGAGGACAGGTTGATCTTAAAGGCGAAATGAACAACGCGATCACCACTTTAATTTTTGAGTATTTAAATGAAAAAGGGATTAAAACTCATTTCATTAAGCAATTGAACGAAAGAGAACAATTGGTAAAAAAAGTATCCATTATTCCTTTGGAAATGGTTGTAAGAAACTATTCTGCCGGAAGTATGGCTCAGAGATTAGGAGTAGAGGAAGGTATAAAATCTCCGGTAACTATTTTTGATATCTGCTATAAAAAAGACGAATTGGGAGATCCTTTGATCAATGATCACCACGCTGTTTTCTTAGGTGCAGCTACGTATGAAGAGCTTGACGAAATGTACGAGCTGACTTCTGATATCAACGAAATCCTTATCGATCTGTTTGATAAGATGAATATCATCCTGGTTGACTTCAAGATCGAATTAGGGAAAACATCAGATGGTGAAATTATCCTGGCAGATGAAATCTCTCCTGATACATGCAGATTATGGGATAAAGACACCATGAAAAAATTAGATAAAGACAGATTCAGAAGAGACTTAGGTGAAGTAACTGAAGCGTATGTCGAAATCTATAACAGACTGAAAGCTTTACTTAATAAATAAGTAATACGGAAGATTTATAATCAGACTTGAGATTGTATTTAACATAATATTGAATTTCACATCTAATTGTAGAATCTATCAAAATAAAATCTAGATTAGAAAAAATAGAAATGAAAAGTTTAGACATTCATAAAAGTGAATATTTAAAACAGTTTAAAAACCAGACCTACGGTAGAAACCTTTTCAGAACAAAGGAAGAGGAAAGACTTGATGCTCCGAATGAGGAGTGCGGTATTTTCGGATTGTATTCTGACAATGATCTGGATACGTTCTCCCTTTCTCAGTTCGGACTTTTTGCTTTACAGCACAGAGGACAAGAGGCTTGTGGTATTTCCGTTCTTAAAAACGGGAAGATCAATAACCTGAAAGACGAAGGGTTGGTTTTAGACGTTTATAAAGATATTCAGGATCCTGAAGCTTTTATGGGGAATTCTGCAATAGGGCATACACGTTATACTACAGCAGGAGACAAAAAGAAGTACAATTTCCAGCCATTTTTTGCGAAAAATGAATATGACCAGATTATACTTTCGATTGCACATAACGGTAATTTAACGAACGCAAAAGAACTGAAAGCCGAACTGGAGGCAGAAGGTGTTGTTTTCAGAGCAACTTCAGATTCTGAGGTTATCTTAAGATTAATCCAGAAAAACCTTGATCTGGGATTAAGAGGAGCGATCAAAGCAACAATGGAAAAGATCGAAGGAGCTTATTCCGTGGTAGGAATGACGAGAAATAAGTTTTTTGCATTCAGGGATTTCAACGGGATCAGACCGTTGGTTTTAGGAGCTATTGATGAAAAATCATATGTGGTGGCTTCTGAATCCGTAGCATTGGACGCAGTGGGAGCACAGTATGTTCGTGATATTTTACCTGGAGAGATCATCTACACCAACGAAAATGAGACCGGATTACAATCTTATATGGTGAATGAAAAAGGAAAACAAAGAATCTGTTCTTTCGAATATATTTACTTTGCAAGGCCTGACTCTACATTAGAAAACATTAACGTGTATGAGATCAGAGAAAAGTCGGGTGAAAAAATCTGGGAACAAGCTCCTGTGGATGCAGATATCGTTATCGGAGTTCCGGATTCAGGAGTACCTGCAGCAATTGGCTTTTCAAAAGCATCAGGAATCCCTTTCCGCCCGGTTTTAATTAAAAACCGATATATCGGAAGAAGTTTTATTGTTCCGACTCAGGAAATGAGAGAAAGAATCGTTAACCTGAAGCTGAATCCTATTATATCTGAAATTAAAGGCAAAAGAGTAGTTATTATTGATGACTCTATTGTAAGGGGAACTACTTCTAAAAGACTGGTTAAGATTTTAAAGGATGCCGGAGTAAAGGAAATCCATTTCAGAAGTGTTTCTCCTCCGATCATTGCACCTTGTTATCTTGGGATTGATACTCCATCAAAAGATGATTTGATTTCAGCCAATATGACGACTGAAGAGCTAAGAAACTACCTTGGAGTAGATTCTTTAGAGTTCCTCAGTACAGAAAACCTTAAAGAAATTTTAGGATCTTCCAATCACTGCTTTGGATGTTTTACAGAACAATATCCTGTAGCAAAAGGGGAGGAAGTAGAGCTATTTAATTAATTGTCTCAACAATCAATACATAAAAAGACCTGATATTATGTTATCAGGTCTTTTTCGTTTTTATTGTCGAAAAAAATAATTGATATAAATGTAGCAAAAGCTTAATACTACTATCGTACAGGATATGCCGGTATCCTTTAATTTTGCGTAATTAAGATCAGGATTATGAAAAGTGCATTTATCACAGGTATTTTATTTCTGTTTATTCAGCTATATTCAGCTCAGTCTTTTGATAACCAGGCGCATCGGGGCGGGAAATCCTTATATCCGGAAAACACCATCCCTGCAATGAAAAATGCTTTAAAGATGGGGGTTACGACACTTGAAATGGATCTTGCCATCACAAAAGACAAGCAGGTGATTCTTTCTCACGATGCATTTCTTTCACCTGAACTGGTAACAAAGCCTGACGGAACATTTATTCCCCGGGATTCCGGATTTTATTACAAAATTTATGAAATGCCTTATGCAAAGATCGAAACTTTTGATGTAGGGATGAAAACACTAGCCAATTATCCTGACCAAAAGAAAATGAGGGTACAAAAACCGCTCTTTTCAGATGTTATAGATGTCTGTGAGAATTATGCCCGGGAACTTAAAAGGCCTTTGCCATTTTATAATATAGAGACTAAAACGCGACCTTTTTCGGATGGTATTTTCCATCCCGAACCTAAGGAATTTGTCGATCTGATGATGAAGATCATTGTAGGAAAAAATATCCAGGACCGGGTTATTATTCAATCCTTCGATCCAAGAACCTTAGAGCTTATCCATGCACAATATCCTAAAATAATGACTGCCTTACTGGTAGAGAAGGTGGATGGTAAAAAGCTCGCTCAGCAGCGGAATTATTTTAAAAATATCCCTGTCGAAAAATTCAGAATGTATCCCGATCATCTTAATGGAGTATCGGGTGATATGAAATTCTTAAGTTTTACTCCTACAATTTACAGTCCGGATCAATCTCTTGTCACACCCGGATTGGTGCAGGAATGTCACAAACTTGGAATGAAAGTCATACCATGGACAGTAAACTCGAAAGAAAGACTACAGGAATTAAAAGAAATGGGAATAGATGGGGTGATCAGCGATGACCCTCGAATTTTCGAATAGATTTGCCTTACCCATACAATAGAAATGACTGGAAGTTATTCTTCCAGCCATTTTATAATGCAGAAAACTACATTCTATGGTTAAAAAATTGGTTGTTGTTATTAAAACTTATAATTCAAACCTAGTTGGAATACTCTGTTGTTGTTTTCAGCAGCAGGTCTGCTTTTATCAATCTTAGTCAAGCTATTTACATATCTTGCGTTGATTCCCAGATTACGTGTGAAGTAGTATCCTAAACCTAGACCTAGACCAAAGTTGAATTTGTTGATGTCATCTTTGTTGATCGTTTCAGAAACTGAATTTTTCTGAGTGGTAGCGATACCGTTTGTAGTGCTTGTAACAGTATTTTCACCTTTGTTTTTTCCATCGATGAAATAACTGAATTCAGGACCTGCTTCTACATAAAAGTTATCGGCTGGCTTAAACTGAACCATTACCGGTACTGAAACATAATTCAATGTTGTTTTGTAATCACGTTGAGTTTTTACAGTAGTAGCTCCCGTAGTAACTTCAGTAGAAGAAAGAACACTTCTTGCTCCTAATTGGTTATACAATGCTTCAGGCTGTATACTGAATTGCTTTGAAAGAGGAATATTTACAAAAACACCGGCATTAAATCCTATTTTCTGATTGTTTGCACTTAATTGTTGCTGACTGAATTGAGCGGAGTTAGCTCCACCTTTAATACCAAATCTGATTGGTTCTTTTTCTTTGTTAACAGTAGTAATAGTAGCTGTTGTTTGTGTTTCCTGAGCAAATACTAATGAACCAGCAACTATTGCTAGTCCTAGAAATAACTTATTCATAATTTTATTTTTTAAATTGTACTATTTCTTGTTATCCGAATTATTCATTCAGATGGGGTGTATTTTGCAAAAGGCTTGCCATAATTATAATTTTATGATTTGCAGAAAGATAAGCTGCGAGCCGCTTCTTTAAAAGAATAAGTGATAATCCACATACGTGGGATTTTTTTAGTTAAAACAATCTAATTTGTTTAATTTTTAAGTTAAAATTGCTTGAAAAAAAATGCAAACTTTTTTCATTTTTTTTATTCAACACCCTTTATTCATCGTTAATTATGACCATTTTCACCCAACTTTCCAGATGAATTGAAGTTTACAAAAATGGCAGGTGACCATTTTGATCAGACTTTTATACTTTTTTATGATCATCATTTGTTGATCAATGGATGCATTGCAATGATTATTCAATGTGAAAACAGAACATTACAGGAGATCCGGATATAAAAAAACGGTTAAATTTATTAAATCTAACCGCTTATCTTGTTATTAAGTATATTATTACTTATTAAATTTATAAGTAAGACCGATCTGGAATACGTTATTTTTTCCATCTGCCTGTACGTTATTAACTTCTTTAGCAATATCTATAACACCCGCAACATATCTTGCATTCACACCGATATTCTTCGTAAAGAAATATCCTGCACCAAGACCTACACCAAAATCAAAACCTTTCACAAAATCCTTTCCATCTCTAGAATAGGAATTGTATTTAAATTTTGAATTGATCAGGAAACTAAACTGAGGTCCTGCTTCAAGATAAAACTGCGGAGTTGCATTATACTGGAACATCACAGGAACAGAGATATAATCTAAATTTACTTTAACATCATTATTTCCATCAGCTTTTGCGCCTAATCCATTGTATAAGATTTCGGGTTGTACACTAAAGCTAGGAGCTACAGGGACATTCATTAAAACCCCACCATAGAATCCCGCTTTTGATTTTGAATCACCACCTGAAATTGTAGAAATATTAAGACCTGCTTTTACTCCAAATGTTTGAGCAAACGTTAATGAACCAGCAACGATTGCCAAACCTAATAATAATTTTCTCATGATTATATTTAATTTTAATTTGTACTGTTTTGCTGCAAAATTCTTGCCAAATTATGTTAAAATAACAAAAATGGTTAGATTTAACCATTAAATCTAACCATTTTATTGAAATCAAAATTTGTTATCTGAATGTGTTTTATGCTTATTTAAATTTGTAAGCTAAACCAACCTGGAATACGTTGTTTCTCATCGCATCACCATTGTTGTTTTTGTAGATATCTGTTAATCCGGCAGTATATCTAGCTGTAATTCCTAGGTTTGGTGTGAAATAATATCCTGCACCAATACCGATTCCAAAGTTGAATGTGTTGAAAGCATCTTTGTCAAGACTTCTCGTTCTTGTGCTTGTATTATCATTCGTAGAACTTTTGAATTTATCTTTAGCACTTACTAAAAATCCGAATTCAGGACCTGCTTCCAAGAAGAATTCAGGAGTTGCATTATACTGGAACATTACCGGTACAGCTATATAACCTAAATTTCTTGAAGATTCATCCTTAAAGTTATTACCTAATACTGTATATTCTCTGGTTACTTTTGAACCCAAGTCATTATACAATACCTCCGGTTGAATGCTGAATGAGCTCGCTACCGGGATGTTTGCAAAAACCCCTGCATTGAATCCGATTTTAGATTTTGAATCACTAAGGTCAGCTCCTTTTGAAAGAGATGAAACGTTCATACCACCTTTAACACCAAATGTAACCGGGTTAGAAGATGAAGTAGAAGTTGTCTGAGCGAATGCTAATGAACTTGCAGTTACTGCTAATCCTAAAATTAACTTTTTCATAACTTAATTTTTTTAATATTTTACTATTCTTAATTTTAAATTTTACTACTTGTCAACTTTCGTTTGACGCAGAGTATCTTTCAAATTAGATGCCAAAACATAAAACATGACAAAAGTCAGGTCCGCAAATACTATTGAAAACTGCTATAAAATGCTTAAAATCATATCATTACGATGGATAAACAAACATTTGTTTAACATTCCTTAAAAACAGCTTAAATTCTAAATTAGGCTTATTTCGAGGAAAATAATACTCAAATGACTTGAACGTAATTGATATATATTACTCCTTTTTTGAAATAAGTGGAATTTATTTTAAAATCAAGGCCGGATGAAAATTCCTTTATGAAAAGCCATAAGGCCTGTAATGAATAGTAATTTAAATCATTCTTTTATATATTTTTAATCGTCTGTAATACAATACAGTATATAAATTGTAATTTTGATAATAAAACTTAAGGATCAGGGTTTATATTGAACCTTAAATGAAAAATAAACTAATCTGGGAATGAAACAAAACAAGCAGTTGAAATTTATACTTCCTATTCTGGGATTGGTTATTCTGCTGCTGACTATGGTGGCTGGTAAAACTTTTTATGCATTAAACGTATGGGTAATGATCTGCCTGGGTATTTTAATCATTGCATTAAGTTTAAAATTAATCTATAATCTATTTCTACCCAAAGCAGATCAATCTTTATCATCCAGGCAATACGTCGATGAACCTGGACAAAAGATCTTCTATATTTCAACTTTCCGGACAAGTTTGCTAAGTATGTCAATGATATTTTTGTCCGCAATTTTCATTTATCTTTTCACTCAGCTATTCCCTGAAATTATTGAAGAAATTTATATGGAACCTTCGGTAATAGTAATTGTTCTGATGCTCTTATATGTTATTTTATTTATAGGATCTATTTATTGTTTTTTGACAGGAATTAAGCTTTTTATCAGACGAAGGAAAATCGTACAGCTAATTATCAATGATGACAGCATCGAATTTCTCCCTGTTTACGACTTTGGAACGGCAGCCCGAAACATAAGTGCGCTATCTTTATTTTTTAAGAAAAAAATGCGTAAAGCTTATTTTACAGATCAGATTTCTGTTGAAAAGGTTAATAACACCTGGAACGGAGACAAAATAAAAATTTATATTGAAGGGATCGGTTTTTACCTACCCTTTCTATATGATGATGTGGAGGACCTGGAAAAGGTATTTCAAATGATTAGACATCGGCTGATAAAGCATATTCAATTCACTACTCATGATACACTGTAGAGGTGATCTCATCATTAAAAAATCCTGATCAAACAATCAGGATTCTTAATTTTATCTAAAAAGTAAACAAGCATGTTAAGCATCATTCAGTTTTCTGTAAAAATGCAGTGATTTTTCAATATTTTCCTGGCTGCATTCATGGTCAAAAACACACGATCCTACTCCGGAAAGCAAAGAAAAATTAATCTTCTTTTCCGTATTCTTTTTGTCGTTTAATAATAGAGACATCAGATTTTCATTGCTAAAATCACTGATATCCA
The sequence above is drawn from the Chryseobacterium daecheongense genome and encodes:
- the purF gene encoding amidophosphoribosyltransferase, with protein sequence MKSLDIHKSEYLKQFKNQTYGRNLFRTKEEERLDAPNEECGIFGLYSDNDLDTFSLSQFGLFALQHRGQEACGISVLKNGKINNLKDEGLVLDVYKDIQDPEAFMGNSAIGHTRYTTAGDKKKYNFQPFFAKNEYDQIILSIAHNGNLTNAKELKAELEAEGVVFRATSDSEVILRLIQKNLDLGLRGAIKATMEKIEGAYSVVGMTRNKFFAFRDFNGIRPLVLGAIDEKSYVVASESVALDAVGAQYVRDILPGEIIYTNENETGLQSYMVNEKGKQRICSFEYIYFARPDSTLENINVYEIREKSGEKIWEQAPVDADIVIGVPDSGVPAAIGFSKASGIPFRPVLIKNRYIGRSFIVPTQEMRERIVNLKLNPIISEIKGKRVVIIDDSIVRGTTSKRLVKILKDAGVKEIHFRSVSPPIIAPCYLGIDTPSKDDLISANMTTEELRNYLGVDSLEFLSTENLKEILGSSNHCFGCFTEQYPVAKGEEVELFN
- a CDS encoding phosphoribosylaminoimidazolesuccinocarboxamide synthase, which produces MEKKEMLYEGKAKQVFATDNPDQVVVRFKDDATAFNAQKRGQVDLKGEMNNAITTLIFEYLNEKGIKTHFIKQLNEREQLVKKVSIIPLEMVVRNYSAGSMAQRLGVEEGIKSPVTIFDICYKKDELGDPLINDHHAVFLGAATYEELDEMYELTSDINEILIDLFDKMNIILVDFKIELGKTSDGEIILADEISPDTCRLWDKDTMKKLDKDRFRRDLGEVTEAYVEIYNRLKALLNK
- a CDS encoding SatD family protein; its protein translation is MIAVITGDIINSQHADTEVWITKLKNLLENWGSSPLTWEIYRGDEFQFKCTIDEVFWRFLAIKSIIKSQENLDVRIAIGIGEENFSSEKITESNGTAYVNSGRLLNGLKSDGDTVAIKTSNETVDRDLNILLKWASKDFDNWTMATAEIIHEMIMNKDITQEDLARKFAISQSSVSQRLKRANYDLIVETNQYFRKKISEL
- a CDS encoding glycerophosphodiester phosphodiesterase family protein — encoded protein: MKSAFITGILFLFIQLYSAQSFDNQAHRGGKSLYPENTIPAMKNALKMGVTTLEMDLAITKDKQVILSHDAFLSPELVTKPDGTFIPRDSGFYYKIYEMPYAKIETFDVGMKTLANYPDQKKMRVQKPLFSDVIDVCENYARELKRPLPFYNIETKTRPFSDGIFHPEPKEFVDLMMKIIVGKNIQDRVIIQSFDPRTLELIHAQYPKIMTALLVEKVDGKKLAQQRNYFKNIPVEKFRMYPDHLNGVSGDMKFLSFTPTIYSPDQSLVTPGLVQECHKLGMKVIPWTVNSKERLQELKEMGIDGVISDDPRIFE
- a CDS encoding porin family protein → MRKLLLGLAIVAGSLTFAQTFGVKAGLNISTISGGDSKSKAGFYGGVLMNVPVAPSFSVQPEILYNGLGAKADGNNDVKVNLDYISVPVMFQYNATPQFYLEAGPQFSFLINSKFKYNSYSRDGKDFVKGFDFGVGLGAGYFFTKNIGVNARYVAGVIDIAKEVNNVQADGKNNVFQIGLTYKFNK
- a CDS encoding porin family protein, which produces MNKLFLGLAIVAGSLVFAQETQTTATITTVNKEKEPIRFGIKGGANSAQFSQQQLSANNQKIGFNAGVFVNIPLSKQFSIQPEALYNQLGARSVLSSTEVTTGATTVKTQRDYKTTLNYVSVPVMVQFKPADNFYVEAGPEFSYFIDGKNKGENTVTSTTNGIATTQKNSVSETINKDDINKFNFGLGLGLGYYFTRNLGINARYVNSLTKIDKSRPAAENNNRVFQLGLNYKF
- a CDS encoding porin family protein → MKKLILGLAVTASSLAFAQTTSTSSSNPVTFGVKGGMNVSSLSKGADLSDSKSKIGFNAGVFANIPVASSFSIQPEVLYNDLGSKVTREYTVLGNNFKDESSRNLGYIAVPVMFQYNATPEFFLEAGPEFGFLVSAKDKFKSSTNDNTSTRTRSLDKDAFNTFNFGIGIGAGYYFTPNLGITARYTAGLTDIYKNNNGDAMRNNVFQVGLAYKFK
- a CDS encoding endonuclease encodes the protein MKKLLRSIILFSSFVSAQIPAGYYDGTPGLTGFALKSRLHDIISTKNISWHYGDLTNYYNQTDLDIYYDHDASNTTILLDMYSEIPTGPDAYEYTTANLIGSSSAEGLGWNREHMMPQSTFYSNYPMYSDLFYVVPTDARINQLRSNYPYGISTTTPSNVFYTFTNSSKIGRSAIPNYVYTGRVYEPIDEFKGDVARSLLYFAVRYEGKLGTFKFNNNANPASDTNPLDGTEEKAFDDAYIAMLLQWHAQDPVSQREIDRNNSVYMIQKNRNPFIDHPQWVNDIWGQVPDTISPQSPTNLTVSQTSAYFTTLSWMPSTSSDVIGYKIYQNGSLVASTRNTSISIDHLSPSTNYNYTVKAYDNGYLFSPDSNIVSVTTLASDVYSKDLFVSKYLEGTSNNKAIEITNRTGHAVNLSNYRLAIQFPSGTNYYFPAPYELEGTVQNNETFMILNPNASFSCFSNESAKFVTAAPQMTFSGSQYIELSYKSTTVDAIGIKSQSNSSQLTDVSLYRKANVTQPTTSFNINEWDVHPADHCEDTGTLFLQDIQYAGQEELKIYPNPVSENIFVSGKTEGIETAQIIDWSGRVLITEKIPFLNKNNISVQNLQSGHYLLKLDNKVFKFIKK
- a CDS encoding DUF3307 domain-containing protein; the protein is MIFTKLILAHLLGDFILQPNSWVADKENSKLKSRYLYLHVLIHTALTFIFLWNLQLWWVAALVGISHFIIDAAKLIFQNIKTKKRWFFIDQVLHILVILGVSFYFEEFDVTIFENQEFLKIVMAVLFLTTPSSIIIKILLSSWTPVAEAQNNIQTESLTSAGKYIGILERLLVFIFILVNHWEGVGFMVAAKSVFRFSDLAQAKQRKLTEYVLVGTLLSFGMAVLTGILIK